One window of Thermomicrobium sp. 4228-Ro genomic DNA carries:
- a CDS encoding ABC transporter ATP-binding protein, with the protein MLSLTDIAAGYGETQVLWGVSLAVRGGQVTALLGPNGAGKTTTLRVIAGLLPAWQGTLTFDGQDITRLSSHERVDRGIVLVPEGRQLWPRMTVEENLLLGAYRPHLRARIPQNLERVYKLFPRLAERRRQLAGTLSGGEQQMVALGRGMMAEPRVLLLDEPSLGLAPRVVADMFAVIRAIAEQGVTILLVEQAVTNALAVAQYGYVLETGRIVLEGETAQLRANPHVQQAYLGELPT; encoded by the coding sequence TTGCTCAGCCTCACGGACATCGCTGCGGGCTACGGCGAGACGCAAGTGCTCTGGGGTGTGTCGCTGGCGGTGCGTGGCGGGCAGGTCACGGCGCTCCTTGGCCCCAATGGCGCCGGCAAGACGACCACGCTCCGCGTCATTGCCGGCCTCCTCCCTGCGTGGCAGGGCACGCTGACGTTTGACGGCCAGGACATCACTCGTCTGTCGTCGCACGAGCGCGTCGACCGCGGCATCGTCCTCGTGCCGGAGGGGCGGCAGCTCTGGCCACGCATGACGGTCGAGGAGAACCTGCTCCTCGGGGCCTATCGTCCACACCTGCGGGCGCGGATTCCCCAGAACCTCGAGCGCGTCTACAAGCTCTTCCCGCGCCTTGCCGAGCGTCGGCGGCAGCTAGCCGGTACCCTCTCGGGCGGCGAGCAGCAGATGGTCGCGCTCGGCCGGGGCATGATGGCCGAGCCACGCGTGCTCTTGCTCGATGAGCCCTCGCTCGGCCTTGCGCCGCGGGTCGTCGCTGATATGTTTGCCGTCATCCGCGCCATTGCCGAGCAGGGGGTGACCATCCTCCTCGTCGAGCAGGCGGTGACGAACGCCCTAGCGGTTGCCCAGTACGGCTACGTCCTTGAGACCGGTCGGATTGTGCTGGAAGGCGAGACCGCACAGCTCCGCGCTAACCCACACGTCCAGCAGGCCTATCTCGGCGAGCTCCCTACCTAG
- a CDS encoding ABC transporter ATP-binding protein, translating into MLRLAPLLRVEQVTRVFGGLVAVRDVSLDVFSGEILGLIGPNGAGKTTLFSMIAGALRPTRGRILFDGHDVTRLAIHQRVARGIVRTHQIPRPFRSMTVFDNVLAAAAFGRAGSHDAHRRAMESLTFVGLADLARAPADGLSVGNQKRLELARALAAQPRLLLLDEIGGGLTEQELATILDVIRRICAQERVTVLYIEHNMRAVMAVSDRVVALDGGQKIAEGTPEQVQRDPAVIEAYLGQPVDGQV; encoded by the coding sequence ATGCTGCGGCTCGCACCACTCCTCCGCGTTGAGCAGGTCACGCGGGTCTTCGGCGGCCTCGTCGCGGTGCGCGATGTCTCGCTCGACGTCTTCTCCGGCGAGATCCTTGGCCTCATCGGCCCCAATGGCGCAGGCAAAACCACGCTGTTCTCAATGATCGCCGGCGCGCTGCGTCCCACGCGCGGGCGTATTCTGTTCGACGGGCACGACGTGACGCGCCTGGCGATCCACCAGCGCGTCGCGCGTGGCATCGTGCGCACGCACCAGATTCCACGGCCCTTCCGTTCGATGACCGTCTTCGACAATGTGCTGGCAGCCGCTGCCTTCGGCCGAGCTGGCAGCCATGATGCCCACCGCCGGGCCATGGAGAGCCTCACGTTTGTCGGCCTTGCTGACCTCGCGCGCGCGCCAGCTGACGGCCTCTCCGTTGGCAACCAGAAGCGGCTGGAGCTGGCACGGGCGCTGGCTGCGCAGCCACGTCTGCTACTGCTTGACGAGATCGGCGGTGGGCTGACCGAGCAGGAGCTAGCCACCATTCTCGACGTCATCCGCCGTATCTGCGCCCAGGAACGGGTGACGGTACTGTACATTGAACATAATATGCGCGCGGTCATGGCCGTGAGCGACCGCGTCGTCGCCCTCGATGGGGGACAAAAGATCGCGGAGGGGACACCCGAGCAGGTGCAGCGCGACCCGGCGGTGATCGAGGCCTATCTTGGTCAGCCAGTCGATGGGCAGGTCTGA
- a CDS encoding TOBE domain-containing protein yields MAAKEGLKHISARNQLRGTVKSVKHGAVVSEVIIDLGNGQELVSVITRDSAEQLGLASGTPVVAIIKVTEVMVAVE; encoded by the coding sequence ATGGCCGCGAAGGAAGGGCTTAAGCATATCAGCGCCCGCAACCAGTTGCGGGGCACAGTGAAGTCCGTGAAACACGGAGCGGTCGTCAGCGAGGTCATTATCGACCTCGGCAATGGGCAAGAGCTCGTCTCCGTCATTACGCGCGACTCGGCCGAGCAACTGGGTCTGGCTTCCGGCACGCCGGTCGTGGCCATCATCAAAGTGACCGAGGTCATGGTCGCAGTCGAGTGA
- a CDS encoding branched-chain amino acid ABC transporter permease, producing the protein MLFIAYVLVTTSIAWNVLGGFTGQVSFGFAVFYGLGAYTTALLITRAGVHPYLAYLAGGVLASLASLVIGVPAFRLRGPYFAIATIGVSETVRVIASNLKLTGGASGFRVVERRPFNQLEQYYVALLVALVALALTLVLARTRAGLAMRAVRDDQDAAAAVGIDPFRWKLIAHALAALLTGIAGGVFARYAAFIHPGASSPSRRAWPSCSCRSLVG; encoded by the coding sequence TTGCTCTTCATTGCCTACGTCCTGGTCACCACGAGCATCGCCTGGAATGTTCTTGGTGGCTTCACCGGCCAGGTCTCCTTCGGCTTTGCCGTCTTCTACGGCCTCGGCGCCTACACCACCGCGCTGCTGATCACACGTGCGGGGGTGCACCCCTATCTGGCCTATCTTGCTGGCGGGGTGCTGGCCTCGCTGGCCTCGCTGGTCATCGGTGTGCCGGCCTTCCGCCTGCGTGGCCCGTACTTTGCCATCGCGACCATTGGCGTCAGTGAGACGGTGCGCGTGATTGCCAGCAACCTCAAGCTGACGGGAGGCGCCAGCGGGTTCCGGGTCGTCGAACGCCGGCCGTTCAACCAGCTAGAGCAATACTACGTTGCCCTGCTCGTCGCGCTCGTCGCGCTGGCGCTGACGCTCGTGCTCGCGCGGACGCGTGCCGGCCTGGCGATGCGGGCCGTGCGCGACGACCAGGATGCGGCGGCGGCGGTTGGCATCGACCCCTTCCGCTGGAAGCTCATTGCCCACGCGCTCGCCGCGCTGCTCACCGGCATCGCGGGCGGCGTGTTTGCGCGCTATGCTGCCTTCATCCACCCGGGGGCGTCTTCGCCTTCCAGACGGGCGTGGCCATCCTGCTCATGCCGGTCATTGGTGGGTTAG